The nucleotide window CCTTTCACGAGCTGAGCTCAAAGTAGCAAATCCTATCTGGAGCTTGAGATAGAGCCTGCAACTCAAGACTCGTTCAGTTTCTCAATCTTCAGCCCGACATCTATCCTTTTGAGCCAACTTTGAGCTTAACAATACTTGATTCAATTCCACTTGTCCATTAGGGCTCGAGAACCTTAGATATCCTCTCTTATaagtttcataaaaaagataGCTCCACGAAATGCCAGGTTCCcctataattaaaagataagtAACACCGGAGAACATGACCTTTCAAAACCCTCTCTTCTAAGTTTCAGAAAGCAGGTCCTTCGAAAGCAACCATATCGTTTCCTTCCTTCAACATCTTCTGAGAACTTCATTTCCAGTCATCGCTTAACCAAATCTGCAATggctaaaattcttttttgtgaTACTTACTCTcacatatgaaagaaaaaatatgattgaaaaaaatatgcTAAAACTATTTATGCTCAATTCTccataaaatcttatttgatatgaaagaaaaaaaaaagagagagagaaaattatcATCTTTCCGGTTAAATAGGGAGAAATGACCATTATTAAGCAAAATTGCAGTGAAGGACATCTCAGGCAATTGAGGTTACTGAAAAATGATAGTTCTCCTCCACTTCCTGTCGCAACCATTACCTTGTAAATCTAAGTGCATTACACCAACTGTCAAAATGATGTACCTACATGTACAGAAACTGACtccatatttgtaattttcacTGAGAAATCTTGTTTCAGAAGCCTGGTGGCAATTTTCTAGACAAATAGAGAGAGAGCTCATCTCTCAAATGTACACCTTTTATGTCAAGGGTTCCACAAATTTGTTGGTGATAACCTGAATCATGGTCATGAGGCAAAAGCATTTCCTCCTCCAGCTCATCTTCCAAatctaaaacaatattatgcaGCAAGCAGCAAACAAGAATAATCCTTGGTAACTTATGTTTGTCAGGTCTCCACATCACTCCTTGTATGATCTTCCATGTATCTTTTAATCTTGCCAGTGCCCTTTGTGCCACCATTTGCGTCACAGAATGCCGCCTATTGAACTCGGCTTTGAACTGAGGGAGCTCTTTTCCTTCATAAGGAGTAATAAGATAGGGCAATAAAGGAAAACCTGAATCCCCGATTATATATTCTCCCATTTCTGATCCTTCACAGAGCTCTAATCTTTTCCCATTCAACCTCTcccctttatcacatagtttgTAGAAATTTGAACTCCGAAAGACCAACCAGTCTTCCATTTTCCCAGGCCATCCAGTGACTATGTCTCGGAACCTCATTTCAGGGTCCACAATTGCCTGCAAGATCATGCTGTGATTCTTCTCCTGATCAAGCCACACATTACTTGTGGGGTCTGAGGAAGCCAAACACATCATTACATGTGTGGTATCAACCACACCACAGCAATTAGGGAGGCCTTGCATCTTCTGAAACTTGGATTTTATTTTCGCAATTTCTGTTTCAGATGAAGGCCACTGCAGGTGCTGAATCCCCCTTTCTTCCAAAGCCTCAACAAAGCGCCATGTCACTTGAGAGACTGTTGAGTGGTGCAGCCCACATGAATCACCAATCGTCATTAGTGAATCACCAGAGCTCAGCCTTCTTAAAGCAATAGCTACTTGATCATGTAATGACAAATTCTTGCCACTTGTGAATGAAAAACCCCCCGTCTTAACCATCATACTTTCCTCCACAAGTGAGCAGATATAATTGAAGGTTCTTCTAGAGATCTTGAAAACAGATTGGAATCTGTCTAAACCCCTTGATGGGGATTGAGAACCTGCACAGTGCAGAAGTTAAAAGACAATAAATTTAGATCATATCACACAAGTAGTTGTATAAACATCGGGGtaaatcattgattttaataaatgaagaCTCATGTAGAACTTATTTTAGGGGTATATGACAAGGTTACAGTCTCAGGAAATCATTCTCAATTGATCCAAATTTTAGTGTGTTAAGATTCTTGAAGCATACATCAACGTAAATTTAGAATGACCAAACTAATGGAGAATTAGAAAGCcattataagtaataaataaaGAACTCTTGAAGTCAGACATAGCATTTATATTGTATTCTCATTAGCAAACTAACATGATCTAGTCCTTGGAGCTTTGATGAATCatcaaattgatatttgataCCATATAGCCAGTAAATTCATCATATACAACAACAGTAAAGCATTTGATGATAGGTCTATACAAACGATATTAATTATCTGAGTtacattttcttgaaaatttatgtTCCCTGATGtatctcataattttataaatcaaattatatcatgcaagtaaagaaactaaaataaacCAATGACAGGAATTATGACATCAACAACTCCATCCAATTAAAAGCACGACCATTTTCAACTGAAAATCAAACATGTAAGAAAAAACAGTTAACAGGAACCTATGGACAGGCACAAACCTACTTGAGGTATAATCCCTGCAATGTATCGTTATTAGTCCTattggagatttcaaaaatatcaGCAACCTAATTGTTTCAACAGAGGGGATTACCAGAACAAATTTTGATTTGCTCTAGCACCAAAAACGCTACTGGCCCAcaccataaaattttaatgtgtcAAATGTAAGTGTCTGGTATTCATTCAAGAAGGTTGGTTTCTTTCCAATGTGTCAACTGTGTGTGTAAATTTGCCACAATCATCCACCAGGAAAACACTTCATACAATAAAGGGTCATTGACAAATCATTCAACATTCCAAGGTTGTAAAACAAAATGTCTATCATCAATGGTATAAATTCTAGGAATTCCAAATCCtcaaaaccaagaaaataatAGGGCAGGACGGAACTTGAGTATTAAACAAACGCACTGGCAATTAGAAGCAGCAATTTACAAGTGTTAATCACACAAATTTCACACACATCATATATGCAGAACTGCTTTTTCAGGCCTGATGAGCTATAAGCATGCATACTTCATTCTATCATTTAATTCAGTGAAGATAAGGTATAGAGAGCCCAACTTGAAAGACATTGCCAATTACTACATATCCAGTTTAatgatttctttttattgaGTGTTTTCAGATATGGGCctacattgatagaatttaacaaaaaaagataACAATTCTTCTATGGATTAAACCACAAATGATGGCCTGATTGGGCACATGCAACCTTAACattgaaaaatctttcaaacattTATATCACAAATAAAACTAACTAAATGAATTATATAAGAAACCATTCAGAAACCTAAAAACTGAATCCTCTCTGAATCACCAGCCAAATTGGTTTCTATGGCATCCTAAATTCATAActgaagaagaaagaggagTTGTCATCTTTCATACCCTCTTTTTGCATTATCCAGAAACTTCCCTCGTTGAGTTAGATGTTCCATATAAATGACCTTACGCAAAATAGAGATCTGTCATGCTTTTGAAGCTCATATATAATCCATCCTTTTTTGTTGTATGACTATATCTCAACAGATGTGATTGTGGAGCTCCATATCAAGACTAGATTACATAAAGGAAAACATTACAGGATTTTAATGGCACGGAAATCTCACAAATGGGGAGTCAAATCATGTATTTTATTGACTGGTTATATCAGTCAATTCCTTTCCAGACTAAAATCTTGGAAATCTCCCAGACTAAAAACTTTACTTTATGATCACTCTCCCCAATCTTTTAATTCTACACAGCCCACTTTTAAGGTGACAACGTACTCaacaaattaattacaaatacaattatctaatttttttaaccattatTAAGAACACAATGAAGAGCTGTACAAGCAAGAGAAGGAAGAACAAAGTATTCAATCTTATAGTGATATCTCTCAACCAAATGTAAAATTTCCTCTAAGAGAGAGGGcataaattttatactttatgtATCAagggttaattaaaatttggtggCTAAGAAATGCCAAATTTAGGTGACAGAACTAGCTTATGTTTCAAGTTTTCACACATTTTCAACTCCATTCAGCATAAATATAGCCTTCAATACAATTAGTTTCAACTATCATCTCTCAGAAGCAGGAATTCtacaaatttttctaataatcaGTCAAAAGTAagatcactttttttttaattttggagatAATTCATCTGATAATCCAACATTAGATATACTAAGTTAATCATGAGAATTTGCTTAACCAGTTTCctttttggagaaaaaaaacTTTGCCCTTACTTTATAAATTAACAACCATATTTCCCTGAGTTAGAGGTTGGCCAAAAGTAACCATCGTTACTAATCAGAATCTTGGTTTCAAATGTGACTTACCCAACCTTAGAACTACACTTGTTTAAGAccaaaagattataaataaaattacatgaataatataaaaagtggAAAGAATTCATTTTGATTTGTCCCCATGAgttacctattttaaatataaatcataatataattttaatagtaacaTGAAAAATCATTCCTAGGATTGCATTTTCTGCAAACACAGAATATATACAAAAGAAGGGATTGTTGAATGAAGAAGATACcatttttctgttaaatttcaACAACTTGACCATCATTAgcaatatatataagataaaaaggaAACGTTTGATTAGATAAAAAACGAAGAATGGTTGGTTAGCAGAAGCACTGAAATGGCAGATTAGGGATCCTGTGTAGATATTCCCAAATGCATTTTTGTTTCTCGACAGATAATTTTGAACAAGATATAAAGCATAAACCCAATCATCCAATAAgccaaaactaaattaaaactattaacgAAAATGTCCTGCAAATAAAATCAAGACATGTCCTTGTTACCATGAATGGTCAACAGGAGCAACAACACCATATCAGAAAGATGAAGAGCAAAAACACAACTAATATACGCAACATGAAAGCAAGACAGTAAAAGCATTAAAAATTAGAAGGAAAAGAATACCATTAATCCTCTCGGAATACTCTTGCCACCAATCAACAGAAGCTTCCTTCTCTGAAGACCcagaagcagaagcagaagcaTTCCCTTCTGtttttttgtcaagttttctttttttctttaatcctCCTCTTAAAGGAGCCATGAGCTGAATAAAACAAAACCCAATTAACTCAAAGCTGAAAAACAAGAATCCACTACCTCCAAACAACAAGAAGTCATAAGCAGTCGATGAGAATTAACATGAAAACCAATACCCATTAATCACAACACAAACATATAGCTATTACGAGGCAATGATGAAAAGAATAGTGGGTTGTGGCATGCAagaaagtcttttttttttaatttattaactcatttattatataaacaaataaataaaagaagattAACGAATAATACTCACAAGCGTCTCTGTTGTTAATGTGTGTGAGAGTTATATGTATAGATGAGATTCTCAAAGCAtgcaagaaaagaaaagatgaaaaaagtGAAGGTAACCGATGAGAAATCAAAGCAACACTTGTGGGCTGGTCTTTGTTTAAGACACAATGtggcaagaaagaaagacagGTGAGAGAGACATGGACTCATCACACCTCagctcttttttattttcgttttcGGCTGAGAAAATCGCTTTCTTTCTtatcatcttttttcttctttttaccaTAACAAGAGATCTGTACAAGTAGCTTAAAAGTTCATTATGAGTTTCCTGgaatttgaggaaaacaatggTCGGCCTGGTCGTGCCCACAGATGCATACATTAATGGCCAATTCGTCACCATTGGCTCACTCTCTGATTCCTTATATGATAAAGGTTACTccactaattttattaataattgatatataaaaatatgaatcatcaataatcaaattatatatattcaatttaagtatataaatataaatatatgtatatattttattgtataattaaataattttaaataaaaataaaataatatttaattatataataatatatataaatatatatatttatgtatttaaaatatatatatatataatattactcaattgacaaactgaaaaacaaaataaaactttgttgTATTTATTAGAATATAGAAGAGTTGGCAAGCATGAGggtatgaaaaaaatcaatgttGATATTCcactatataattaataaataaaataaagtaggAAAATCCAAGGAGTTGTAATTCATGTAACGTTTGCCGATCTTGCAAGCAAAATATTGGTACAACAAAATATGGTATTTAAATTCAGAAAGTAACATTTATGTGCATAGCCTTTTTCCTGATTTGACCCATTTGGGCCAAATGGGCTGTCATTTGGGTTCTATTAGAGTCCGCCTTCACAATATGGGCCAGTTACACCATTCGGGTGCAACCTAACTAACCATGCCCTGATGAGGATAATTTTAGGAATTTAATTGGAATAAATGGGTGATTGAAAATGAAGCTTTTGACCCTTTTTGGTAGGCCAAAACACTTTTTCCCACCCGTGGacgaattaaattttaaaaatttaaatattcattcatttattaaattttattattattaaaaataaaattataatttaaaaaataatttatcttttttcatcttaattttaaaaaaaaaaattttcatcatcatttacAGTCAACAATTGcccacttaaaaataaaaaaaaattatatctacaattttaaaattgcctTCTCTATTTTTTGCAATAACTCTTTTTGGAGATTCACTTTAATATATTCGTTAACTTTATCATCCATACTTTTTTTCGGTCTTCGATGGCTTTTGGATAAGAAAATCAcctaaaatatgaataaaataatcagATTTATCACACAAATTTTTGCAATTTTGTcgattttataaatgattacgTTCGCTTCCTGCCTGTTTTAACtgtattaaattcttaattgtAGATTTTCCTGTAAACGAAGACTAGCAATTACCTGATTTTGTAATAGCCCATAATTATTGGGCTTATATTAACTACAAACTATAGTAATGAGGCTGCAAGCCCGATATCACTGATGCTGTGCCGTTTAATCATTACACCAGGTTTTGTTGCAGTCCTTTTAAACCTTTAAAACATACTATTATTTCCCATCCAGGTTATGTGaagatctaataaaaaattaataaattttctactaaataaattacattatataaaaatatattttatttttaatttatgttaattttaatattaataaatataaaaaatatatttaaaataattaattcatgaCTTTCACTGATTGTGTGCTAGTTAGCTTTAATTCAactaattcatattaaaattatatgatttaatcgGATATAACATTAGTGTGATTATGATCGAAATGATATCGTACCGGTGTAATGCCAAACAatctttaatgtttttatttatcatgAAATCACTCACACACGTGtactataaaaattatgtttgataagccaaacaaaaatgaaaaaaaagttaattccATAATTGATTGTGTGTTGGGGATGGTGGTATTTCCTCAACAAATTGATTTTGTGTCAGAGGTGGATGGCTGGTTTGTGGCTTGGGTTGGTAGTAGTAATTGATGATGACAAGCAAACTgtgttgaaataaataaataaacaacatatatatatataatataattaaaattaaaatttcaaattaaataggtaaaattatttgaatgtcCTTTTAGAATATAAactatctaaaaaaaaattagaaaatttatttttcttgaaaatgaagAGTTCTTGTTATTATAAAACGATCACTTCACATTCAACACCTAATTTTTGATAActgatatatattgtatttacaataTGGTTGGATTTGAAgtgaatcaagtttaaatataGTGAAATTTATTTTCAACTCATTTTTGAGAGGGCTTGATTCAAGCTCATTGAGTTTGAAGAATAACTTGTTAGTGTTTGGTTCAGATTCGTGTAAACAAACTGAACTTGATTCAGTCGTGCCGAGCTTATTCACCCgaatttggtttttttgtaatttgtgCAACATcgtttaaatttagttttctaaaatatatatgagctcatattcatatatatcaaatatgaatttAGACTTGTAATcgattttttaatatatattttaaaacgggtttagattcaaatttgtatatatcatgcttgaattcaaatttatttagcaAAACTCATATTGACTTTGAACCTTGCTTTAAATCCACTGCCAAATTACAGCACCTTCATTCTTCGGGAGGAGCTTATTTTGTCGGTCAGTCttcaattgtttttatatttcaCAATTCCGTATATTATAATAGAGTGGATTCTCCaggattcaaatttaaattcgtaTGAATATTAAATCCAGGCTGATCGTACCCTTTTTCTTATctatttaatagattttaattttattgtattattcaTCTTCACGTGGCAGATCCAATTCATGTTGAGTGTCTTATTGTTGGTACTCAAGACTGGCTCCATATCAATAATACAAGAAAAATCGCTGTAATTGTTTAAGATCAAACATATTAACACAAACCACCATTGAATTTGAACTAGAACAAATATGTAAGCAGTTTCTCGTACTATTTACCCGAAACCCTACTCATTGCAATACACAGAAGAAATtccattaaatatttttgctaaataacAAAGTCAGAATCTAAATTACACCTACAGTAAGCATACATCAATTGCTTTCGAAGTTTCAACATATCTCGGAGATTGAGAGAGCCTCGATCTCTTCAATCTCTATAACCTATTGAGTCAAAATAGCTAATTTCCTTGTCGATGAACTAGACTAGATGGTAATACCAAGGACAAAATTCCATTTGCCGTGATTCAAAAGTCTTTCCATTCAGTCAAAAGGTTAAGGGGTTGGCATCACAACACCAAAACTATATCAAATTCAACCCCCACTAACACCGAACCACAAACTATGCTGACTCCAAGCTAAAATAGACAAAATCCATAACTTCACAAACACAGCTTTATAGGATTTCTCCAAATCTTTACTTTTCTTCCTTCTCATTGTGCGAGCCCACCGTGCCGTTTCTTGCAACTTACGAGCTTATATTTCGCCTATGTTTCTcgaaatccttttttttttttttttaaatttacactTCACGTAACTTGGTTAATTAACATGGGTTAATTATTAGACTTGGAGTCTTTTGTTCCCATGTTGAGTTGTTGAGTATCACTACAGCTTGCTCCATTACCTTCAATGGTAATTTCTCTTTTCGTTGGCAGTCCCTTTGGCTTTCTCGGTATGCATTTTGCACGTACTCCCTCAATCTCTTTCTCTGCCAATTGCAACTGCGAGCTTCTGCTGATTAATGCAATTAACATCTCAAATTAGTCAAATTATCAAAGCCATTGAAAATGTAACAACCACCCAATCAATGATACAAGAGAACTCAACCCaagcaataaattttttttttttaaaatttaactcatCAGGTAACATAAAGCTTAACAAATTCAGGCTAGCCAGCATTTGCTGTTAATATACTGGCAAGGTCCCCCACTTGGTGCAGAACTCTAGTACAACTCTCATTCTTTAGATTTACAGAATTAAATTCTAGACGGCATTTCTCTGGACCACCACACGGCATGCAGCTAAGACGACTCGAGAACGTTTTAGATATGCATCATTTAAAATTGGACGGCTAGCAAttaatatgatacgatacgatCTGATTAGGACCAATTTACCACCATTTCCCTCCCTGTGAAATTTTAGTAAATGAAGACCCATAAATGAGGCCAAATGGGCTAgtaaagaatcataaaattctCTGACTCAGAATCCTTGGAGAGGTAGTGCTACTGTACAAACAAGGAACATATTCTATGACATCACTTTCATTCAAAAAGTGAAACTTCAATCCAACTTTTTTCTCCAAAACTTTTCAATCCCAACTATTGTTTGGTTGTATATCGTTATGGGATTTTGATGATCTACCTAACATTTCTAATCTTAAATTAGCCGAGTTATCACAAGTGTAGTGGGTAAACTGTACCTTcatcaataaaatcaaatcaccAAATGGGCCCTAAACAACATATCATCACTTGCCATTGCCAAAATGTAactctaaaaataattaaaagtgtcACTCACCGATCGGCATTATAAGAATTAGATCTTTTCAAGGCTGGAGGGATGTCCTCTTTCTTGTTAGTCTCGATCAAGCTCCCACTGAAGTACTCCTTATCTTCCAATCGTACCCTCGGAAAATTACAAATTTCCTTCTCTGTCCCCGTCTCCTTCCTATCTCCTGTTCCACGTGGGAGCCTTCCCTTGTAATGTCCAATCACCGAGAACCCATCATCTTTCACATGGCTGGGTCCACAGTCCTTAAAAGAGATCGCTCCGCAGGATATCAACTGCATCAGAACCGTTGATGCCTTCATTCTTCCACTTGGATAACTCTCCCCCGTCCGATTCAAGTTATCGTCATTGCCGTTAGTGGAACACAATATCAGCCGCCCGTCAGCTTTCATCAAAGATTCTAAGGTTTCGGGGCTTGAGTCCGATGGCGGAGGTGAAATTTCTCCCCTGCCGAGCTCCGTGCTTTGGTTCTCATACGATTCTTGACTTTTGTCCTCAACTTCGACTTTGACTGGCCGTCTACGCCTTCTTTTATCATCCGTCTGAGTCGACGCGTCAGCAGCCAGTCTCCGGAACGATTCGGAGTTCGGT belongs to Mangifera indica cultivar Alphonso chromosome 2, CATAS_Mindica_2.1, whole genome shotgun sequence and includes:
- the LOC123201899 gene encoding protein SOSEKI 5-like isoform X2, coding for MATSGMEVSSRGSKTTEFHVSRKWKGRDQQTSPERTKVWIEPNKNKSAGSSSERKVAVIYYLSRNGQLEQPHFMDVPLSSPEGLYLRDVINRLNVLRGKGMASLYSWSSKRSYKNGFVWHDLSEDDFIYPAHGQEYILKGSELLDRSSINSNPAETASSSSFRAPKLAEESSDFPAITRRRNQSWSSIDLNEYKVYKTEPNSESFRRLAADASTQTDDKRRRRRPVKVEVEDKSQESYENQSTELGRGEISPPPSDSSPETLESLMKADGRLILCSTNGNDDNLNRTGESYPSGRMKASTVLMQLISCGAISFKDCGPSHVKDDGFSVIGHYKGRLPRGTGDRKETGTEKEICNFPRVRLEDKEYFSGSLIETNKKEDIPPALKRSNSYNADRSSQLQLAEKEIEGVRAKCIPRKPKGLPTKREITIEGNGASCSDTQQLNMGTKDSKSNN
- the LOC123201899 gene encoding protein SOSEKI 5-like isoform X1, encoding MATSGMEVSSRGSKTTEFHVSRKWKGRDQQTSPERTKVWIEPNKNKSAGSSSERKVAVIYYLSRNGQLEQPHFMDVPLSSPEGLYLRDVINRLNVLRGKGMASLYSWSSKRSYKNGFVWHDLSEDDFIYPAHGQEYILKGSELLDRSSINSNPAETASSSSFRAPKLAEESSDFPAITRRRNQSWSSIDLNEYKVYKTEPNSESFRRLAADASTQTDDKRRRRRPVKVEVEDKSQESYENQSTELGRGEISPPPSDSSPETLESLMKADGRLILCSTNGNDDNLNRTGESYPSGRMKASTVLMQLISCGAISFKDCGPSHVKDDGFSVIGHYKGRLPRGTGDRKETGTEKEICNFPRVRLEDKEYFSGSLIETNKKEDIPPALKRSNSYNADRRSSQLQLAEKEIEGVRAKCIPRKPKGLPTKREITIEGNGASCSDTQQLNMGTKDSKSNN
- the LOC123209212 gene encoding protein ALP1-like, encoding MAPLRGGLKKKRKLDKKTEGNASASASGSSEKEASVDWWQEYSERINGSQSPSRGLDRFQSVFKISRRTFNYICSLVEESMMVKTGGFSFTSGKNLSLHDQVAIALRRLSSGDSLMTIGDSCGLHHSTVSQVTWRFVEALEERGIQHLQWPSSETEIAKIKSKFQKMQGLPNCCGVVDTTHVMMCLASSDPTSNVWLDQEKNHSMILQAIVDPEMRFRDIVTGWPGKMEDWLVFRSSNFYKLCDKGERLNGKRLELCEGSEMGEYIIGDSGFPLLPYLITPYEGKELPQFKAEFNRRHSVTQMVAQRALARLKDTWKIIQGVMWRPDKHKLPRIILVCCLLHNIVLDLEDELEEEMLLPHDHDSGYHQQICGTLDIKGVHLRDELSLYLSRKLPPGF